One stretch of Pigmentiphaga aceris DNA includes these proteins:
- the miaA gene encoding tRNA (adenosine(37)-N6)-dimethylallyltransferase MiaA yields MSTLESPPVVCLMGPTASGKSAACLAIAARWPIEIINVDSATIYRGMDIGTAKPSPAEQAQVPQHLLDILDPADSYSAGQFRVDTLALIDEIRARGRIPLLAGGTMMYFKTLRDGLDDLPQGDPAVRAAIDARAAEHGWPSVHAELALVDPPTAARLSPNDSQRIQRALEIYTIAGQPMSALIGVKAKPTEHRYVNLCLEPSERSGLHKRIAQRFDAMLAAGLIDEVRALYRRGDLHEDMASIRCVGYRQAWAYIEGRIDLKTMREQGLAATRQLGKRQVTWLRALDERVTIDCLASDAQAQIVDAFARAQQI; encoded by the coding sequence ATGAGCACTCTTGAATCTCCCCCGGTGGTCTGCCTGATGGGGCCGACCGCCTCGGGCAAAAGCGCCGCCTGTCTTGCCATCGCCGCCCGTTGGCCGATCGAAATCATCAACGTCGATTCCGCGACGATCTACCGGGGCATGGACATCGGCACCGCCAAGCCCAGCCCGGCCGAACAGGCGCAGGTGCCGCAGCATCTGCTGGATATTCTCGATCCGGCCGACAGTTACTCTGCGGGCCAATTCCGCGTGGACACCCTGGCGCTGATCGATGAGATCCGGGCGCGCGGGCGCATTCCGCTGCTGGCGGGCGGCACCATGATGTACTTCAAGACGCTGCGCGATGGCCTGGATGACCTGCCCCAAGGCGACCCAGCGGTGCGAGCCGCCATCGACGCCCGCGCAGCCGAGCATGGCTGGCCGTCGGTGCACGCGGAACTTGCGCTGGTCGACCCGCCCACCGCCGCACGTCTGTCGCCCAACGACAGTCAGCGCATACAGCGCGCGCTGGAGATCTACACGATTGCCGGCCAGCCCATGTCTGCGCTGATCGGGGTGAAGGCCAAGCCGACCGAACACCGCTACGTGAATCTTTGCCTGGAACCGTCTGAACGCAGTGGGCTGCACAAGCGCATTGCGCAGCGCTTCGATGCCATGTTGGCAGCGGGGCTGATCGACGAAGTGCGTGCCTTGTACCGCCGTGGCGATCTGCATGAAGACATGGCGTCGATCCGCTGTGTGGGATACCGCCAGGCCTGGGCATATATCGAAGGTCGGATCGATCTGAAGACCATGCGGGAACAAGGCCTGGCTGCCACGCGCCAGCTTGGCAAACGTCAGGTGACATGGCTGCGTGCGCTGGACGAACGCGTGACCATCGACTGTCTGGCCAGTGATGCGCAAGCGCAGATCGTGGATGCATTTGCTCGCGCGCAGCAGATTTGA
- a CDS encoding GNAT family N-acetyltransferase has product MNISVLQADYLDPIHARAIEFLLGAYAQDPMGGGEALPAAVLGRLVGELSKRPHAFSVLAFVDDQPAGLVNCFEGFSTFACRPLVNVHDVVVLDSYRGLGLSQRLLDCVETMAVARGCCKLTLEVLEGNRTAQNAYEKFGFAPYSLDPAAGRALFWHKKL; this is encoded by the coding sequence ATGAACATCTCTGTCCTGCAGGCCGACTACCTCGATCCGATCCACGCCCGTGCCATCGAGTTCCTGCTGGGTGCTTACGCCCAGGACCCGATGGGCGGCGGTGAAGCCTTGCCTGCGGCCGTGCTGGGCAGGCTGGTGGGTGAACTGTCCAAGCGCCCGCACGCGTTCAGCGTATTGGCCTTTGTCGATGACCAGCCTGCGGGACTGGTGAATTGCTTTGAAGGTTTTTCGACTTTTGCGTGTCGTCCGCTGGTGAATGTGCACGATGTCGTGGTGTTGGACAGCTACCGGGGCCTTGGCCTGAGCCAGCGCCTGCTGGACTGCGTGGAAACCATGGCGGTCGCACGCGGTTGCTGCAAGCTGACCTTGGAAGTGCTGGAAGGCAACCGGACCGCACAGAACGCGTATGAAAAATTCGGCTTTGCGCCCTACAGCCTGGACCCGGCAGCTGGTCGCGCATTGTTCTGGCACAAGAAGCTTTGA
- a CDS encoding c-type cytochrome — protein MAAVPDVAWVDILLRGMQQAQAGVLHTLDKLDLVATSHGQAAWPWAYRLSGDILLIDRAQARLLATSLVIALVALGVGAAAAWLLWRRRFSAAFFFLATAVLALLAAPWPPAHIVWVQANPTSFHQSPTGFDADSIQRGRSLFAQHCIACHGARGLGDGPLADAQPVSPPNLAGPLLWRRADGDVFWRVLHGVQDRHGLPSMPGFRQVLSDTDAWAVIDFMKAQGAGENLRISGRWSNPVRLPNFVLRCGRQPEEQVSAWQHQRVRVVAVDGKEASHGGAGRLVQAPAALLEDPRLNTVWLMRDQDQTALPAGPGIPDCIARSTAAWDALATLSGVDADAFGGTQLLSDRDGWLRARGEPGKQGWSDADLLCRVDTGKPVGQATAGDGLGRLIASMDAEPIRFIKGGFVH, from the coding sequence GTGGCTGCTGTTCCCGACGTTGCATGGGTCGACATCCTGTTGCGTGGCATGCAGCAGGCGCAGGCCGGCGTGTTGCACACCTTGGACAAGCTTGATTTGGTAGCCACCAGCCACGGTCAGGCTGCGTGGCCGTGGGCGTATCGGCTGTCCGGCGATATCTTGCTGATCGACCGCGCGCAGGCACGGCTGCTGGCGACTTCCCTGGTGATCGCCTTGGTGGCGCTGGGGGTGGGCGCGGCCGCTGCCTGGTTGCTGTGGCGGCGTCGATTCAGCGCGGCATTTTTTTTTTTGGCCACGGCGGTCCTGGCACTGCTTGCTGCCCCGTGGCCACCCGCGCACATCGTCTGGGTGCAGGCCAACCCCACCAGCTTTCATCAGTCACCAACCGGCTTCGATGCAGACAGCATTCAGCGCGGTCGCAGCCTGTTTGCGCAACACTGCATTGCCTGTCACGGCGCGCGTGGGTTGGGGGATGGTCCGCTTGCTGATGCGCAACCAGTATCACCCCCGAATCTGGCCGGGCCCTTGTTGTGGCGGCGGGCTGACGGCGATGTGTTCTGGCGGGTGTTGCATGGTGTGCAGGATCGTCATGGCTTGCCAAGCATGCCGGGTTTCAGGCAGGTGTTGTCCGATACCGATGCATGGGCGGTGATCGACTTTATGAAGGCGCAGGGCGCGGGTGAGAACCTGCGAATCAGCGGGCGCTGGAGCAACCCGGTGCGTCTGCCTAACTTTGTATTGCGCTGTGGACGGCAACCCGAGGAACAGGTATCTGCATGGCAGCATCAGCGAGTGCGTGTGGTGGCGGTGGACGGCAAAGAAGCAAGCCACGGTGGCGCTGGCAGGCTTGTCCAAGCGCCCGCCGCCTTGCTCGAAGACCCACGACTGAACACCGTCTGGTTGATGCGCGATCAGGACCAGACCGCGTTACCCGCCGGTCCCGGCATTCCCGACTGCATCGCGCGGTCCACTGCCGCGTGGGATGCGCTGGCGACCTTGTCGGGCGTGGATGCCGATGCATTCGGCGGCACACAGCTACTGAGCGACCGGGATGGCTGGCTGCGCGCGCGGGGCGAGCCGGGCAAACAAGGGTGGTCGGATGCTGATCTACTGTGTCGCGTCGATACCGGAAAACCGGTTGGGCAGGCCACCGCAGGCGATGGCCTGGGCAGACTGATTGCCAGCATGGATGCCGAACCCATCCGCTTCATCAAGGGCGGGTTCGTGCACTGA
- a CDS encoding ABC transporter substrate-binding protein produces the protein MPIFDPKISVAGPSRIARRSVLRGAGALGLAASAGLLGTRVSWGAPTGKKVVFSWSGTGLCLAPVVIARDRGLFEQNQVDVDVISFAGSVDQVLESLATGKADMAVGLTHAWLKPLESGFDVRIVGSAHGGCLRVLATKESGIETIEAVRGKTIGVSSVSGPGRQFFSTYLARRGVDPDKDVEWRAYPGDVLDLAVKKGEIQVISDSNPNLFLIEKRNPGVFKEIANIQTGDYANRLCCIITARADLVRDRKTEVASVVRALIQASEFTADNPNEAARIAANYVPKVPVEDLRAILADLTYRHHPVGTALRDEIEFYARDLKGVGVLKKTTDPAKFAKFLTVDVLS, from the coding sequence ATGCCCATATTCGATCCAAAAATCTCTGTCGCAGGTCCGTCACGCATCGCTCGTCGCAGCGTGCTGCGAGGCGCGGGTGCGTTGGGCCTGGCGGCTAGCGCCGGCTTGCTGGGCACGCGGGTGTCCTGGGGAGCACCGACCGGCAAGAAAGTCGTGTTCTCCTGGAGTGGCACCGGGCTGTGCCTGGCCCCGGTAGTGATTGCCCGCGACCGCGGCCTGTTCGAGCAGAACCAGGTGGATGTCGATGTGATCAGCTTTGCCGGGTCGGTGGATCAGGTGCTGGAATCACTGGCCACCGGCAAGGCCGACATGGCGGTGGGTCTGACCCATGCCTGGCTGAAACCGCTGGAATCTGGCTTCGATGTGCGTATTGTCGGCAGTGCCCACGGCGGCTGCCTGCGGGTGTTGGCCACCAAGGAGTCCGGCATCGAGACCATCGAAGCGGTGCGGGGCAAGACCATTGGCGTCAGCAGTGTGTCCGGCCCCGGTCGCCAGTTTTTCTCGACCTACCTGGCCCGTCGCGGTGTGGACCCGGACAAAGATGTCGAATGGCGCGCCTATCCCGGCGATGTGCTTGATCTGGCCGTCAAAAAGGGCGAGATCCAGGTTATTTCCGACAGCAATCCCAACCTGTTCCTGATCGAAAAACGCAACCCGGGCGTGTTCAAGGAAATTGCCAATATCCAGACGGGCGACTATGCGAACCGGCTGTGCTGCATCATCACTGCTCGCGCAGACCTGGTTCGCGATCGCAAGACCGAAGTGGCGAGTGTGGTGCGCGCGCTGATCCAGGCCTCGGAATTCACTGCCGACAATCCCAATGAAGCCGCGCGTATTGCGGCCAACTATGTGCCCAAGGTGCCGGTGGAAGACCTGCGCGCCATCTTGGCTGACCTGACCTATCGGCATCACCCCGTGGGCACCGCATTGCGCGATGAAATCGAGTTCTATGCACGCGATTTGAAGGGCGTTGGTGTGCTGAAGAAGACCACCGATCCCGCCAAATTTGCCAAGTTTCTGACTGTCGATGTGCTGAGCTGA
- the purM gene encoding phosphoribosylformylglycinamidine cyclo-ligase — MSAHQPGSAPLTYRDAGVDIDAGDALVERIKPLAKRTMREGVLGGIGGFGALFEVSKKFREPVLVSGTDGVGTKLRLAFTWDKHDTVGIDLVAMSVNDILVQGAEPLFFLDYFACGRLSVDTAATVVGGIATGCEQAGCALIGGETAEMPGMYPDGEYDLAGFAVGAVEKSEIIDGSKIIPGDVVLGLASSGAHSNGYSLVRKILERTGAKPDDDFHGQPLRDVVMAPTRIYVKPMLAAIKQHGIKGMAHITGGGLLDNVPRILRPGLAARLHRDAWTMPQLFTWMQKEGGVADEEMHRVFNCGIGMVVVVAASEADAVIATLRASGETVSRLGEIIEQAPGTPQTVVV, encoded by the coding sequence ATGTCCGCACATCAGCCTGGCTCCGCTCCCCTTACTTACCGTGACGCAGGTGTCGATATCGACGCCGGCGACGCACTGGTCGAGCGGATCAAGCCGCTTGCCAAACGCACCATGCGCGAAGGCGTGCTGGGCGGCATCGGCGGCTTCGGTGCGCTGTTCGAAGTGTCCAAGAAGTTCCGTGAGCCGGTCCTGGTGTCCGGCACCGACGGCGTGGGCACCAAGCTGCGCCTGGCCTTCACCTGGGACAAACACGACACGGTCGGTATCGACCTGGTCGCCATGAGCGTCAACGACATCCTGGTGCAGGGTGCCGAGCCGCTGTTCTTCCTGGACTACTTCGCCTGCGGCCGTCTGTCGGTCGACACCGCTGCCACCGTGGTCGGCGGCATCGCCACCGGTTGCGAGCAAGCCGGTTGCGCACTGATCGGCGGTGAAACCGCTGAAATGCCGGGCATGTACCCGGACGGCGAATACGACCTGGCCGGCTTCGCGGTGGGCGCAGTCGAAAAGTCGGAAATCATCGACGGCAGCAAGATCATTCCCGGTGACGTGGTCCTGGGCCTGGCCTCCAGCGGCGCACATTCCAACGGTTACTCGCTGGTGCGCAAGATTCTGGAACGCACGGGTGCCAAGCCCGATGACGACTTCCACGGCCAGCCGTTGCGCGACGTGGTGATGGCACCGACCCGCATCTACGTGAAGCCCATGCTGGCTGCCATCAAGCAACACGGCATCAAGGGCATGGCCCACATCACCGGTGGTGGCCTGCTGGACAACGTGCCGCGCATTCTGCGTCCGGGCCTGGCGGCACGCCTGCACCGCGATGCATGGACCATGCCGCAGCTGTTCACCTGGATGCAGAAGGAAGGTGGCGTGGCCGACGAAGAAATGCACCGCGTCTTCAACTGCGGCATTGGCATGGTGGTGGTGGTTGCAGCTTCGGAGGCCGACGCCGTGATCGCCACGCTGCGCGCATCGGGCGAAACCGTCAGCCGCCTGGGCGAGATCATCGAACAGGCTCCGGGCACGCCGCAGACCGTGGTGGTCTAA
- the hda gene encoding DnaA regulatory inactivator Hda: MKQLLLDVVPGPAPTLGNFVVGTNDEAFAALQHLERGRAIYLWGPAGCGRTHLLKAATATPGTLYLHPGTSLNHFETAISGIASRVAVDDLHRMDADRQAAVFALYNQWRESAATEHAISLVVAGDRPPASMALREDLRTRLGWDLVFRLELLSDDDKLAALDTHASNRGLQLVPDMLLWMLNHYDRDMGRLILLIDALDRYSLATKRPITTALLRTVVAQLPPPPSSGSANHT, translated from the coding sequence ATGAAGCAGCTCCTGCTCGACGTCGTTCCCGGCCCGGCCCCTACGCTGGGCAATTTCGTCGTCGGCACCAATGACGAAGCATTTGCCGCTTTACAACACCTTGAGCGTGGCCGCGCCATCTACCTGTGGGGACCAGCCGGCTGTGGCCGCACCCATCTGCTGAAAGCGGCGACCGCCACGCCCGGCACGCTGTACCTGCATCCCGGCACCTCGCTCAATCATTTCGAAACCGCCATCAGCGGCATCGCCTCGCGGGTTGCGGTAGACGACCTGCACCGCATGGACGCCGACCGCCAGGCCGCCGTTTTCGCGCTGTACAACCAGTGGCGCGAATCCGCTGCCACCGAACACGCCATCTCGCTTGTGGTGGCCGGTGACCGCCCGCCCGCCAGCATGGCCTTGCGCGAAGACTTGCGTACCCGCCTGGGTTGGGACTTGGTATTCCGGCTGGAACTGTTGTCAGATGACGACAAATTGGCAGCGCTCGATACCCACGCCAGCAATCGCGGCCTGCAATTGGTGCCCGACATGCTGCTGTGGATGCTGAATCACTACGACCGCGACATGGGCCGACTGATCCTGCTGATCGACGCGCTCGACCGTTACTCGCTCGCCACCAAGCGCCCGATCACCACCGCGCTGCTGCGCACCGTGGTGGCACAACTTCCTCCCCCTCCGTCCTCCGGGTCGGCGAATCACACATGA
- a CDS encoding HAD family hydrolase produces the protein MSAFPFDARRIALFDLDHTLLPLDSDYQWAEFLADTGRAGDREAALARNVELMHRYNAGNLTADESAAFMLGLLARSAPADLAVWHEDYMRDVIRPAIRPEARQLVDRHLADGDLVAIVTATNTFVTAPIARAFGVQYLLGTDAEYLNGRYTGRIHGTPCFREGKVTRVTAWLASQGRSLADYEQSWFYSDSMNDVPLLEAVTHPVATNPSPALRALSQARGWAVTDLFE, from the coding sequence ATGAGCGCTTTCCCGTTCGACGCACGGCGCATCGCGCTGTTCGACCTCGACCATACGCTGCTGCCCTTGGACAGCGACTACCAGTGGGCCGAGTTCCTGGCCGACACCGGCCGCGCCGGTGACCGCGAAGCGGCGCTGGCCCGCAATGTCGAACTGATGCATCGCTACAACGCTGGCAACCTGACCGCCGACGAATCGGCCGCCTTCATGCTGGGACTGCTGGCACGCAGCGCCCCGGCCGATCTGGCTGTGTGGCACGAAGACTACATGCGCGACGTGATCCGGCCGGCAATCCGCCCGGAAGCGCGGCAACTGGTGGACCGCCACCTGGCCGATGGTGATCTGGTTGCCATCGTCACCGCCACCAACACCTTCGTGACCGCCCCGATCGCACGCGCGTTCGGCGTGCAATACCTGCTTGGCACCGATGCCGAGTACCTCAATGGCCGCTACACCGGCCGCATCCACGGTACGCCGTGTTTCCGCGAAGGCAAGGTGACCCGCGTCACCGCCTGGCTTGCCAGCCAGGGCCGCAGTCTTGCGGACTACGAGCAGTCCTGGTTCTACAGCGATTCGATGAACGACGTTCCCCTGCTCGAAGCCGTGACCCACCCGGTTGCCACCAATCCTTCTCCTGCGCTGCGCGCCCTGTCTCAGGCTCGCGGCTGGGCGGTCACGGACCTGTTCGAATGA